One window of Saprospiraceae bacterium genomic DNA carries:
- the ltrA gene encoding group II intron reverse transcriptase/maturase — protein MQTIQDELLDCKYKAEAVRGVQIRKPKGTGYRQLGIPTVRDRLVQQAIAQQLQKWYDPSFSENSYGFRPKRNAHQALSKAAKYVTEGKRHVVDIDLENFFDEVNHHRLMWLLSTRISDKRVLWIIKEFLKSGILQDGLMQQRTKGTPQGSPLSPLLSNIVLDELDQELNRREISYVRYADDMQIFVGSKTSAERVMRSITKFIEGRMKLKVNRSKSAIRKYYETNFLGHSILNQGRVGLSRESEAKLKSKVKKITRRNRGVSFDRVLHELRPVLQGWLNYFKYASMQKKLKVIDGWLRRRLKCFRLRQCKRCIGIVRWLRKLGVEETLCWRTALSGKGWWRLSNSPALNIGMNNDWFAVHGYYSLALHHEKLHRKIL, from the coding sequence TTGCAAACAATACAAGATGAGCTACTTGACTGTAAATACAAAGCGGAAGCAGTGCGAGGTGTACAAATTCGCAAACCCAAAGGGACAGGCTATCGTCAGTTGGGAATTCCAACGGTACGAGACCGATTAGTACAACAGGCCATTGCGCAACAATTGCAAAAGTGGTATGACCCAAGTTTCAGTGAGAACAGTTACGGATTCCGGCCAAAACGAAATGCACATCAGGCATTAAGTAAAGCAGCGAAGTATGTAACAGAAGGAAAGCGTCATGTAGTTGACATAGATTTGGAAAATTTTTTCGATGAAGTAAATCATCACCGATTAATGTGGTTACTAAGCACACGAATTAGTGATAAACGAGTGTTGTGGATAATCAAAGAATTTCTAAAATCAGGGATACTACAGGATGGACTAATGCAACAACGGACAAAAGGTACACCACAAGGGAGTCCACTAAGTCCGTTGTTATCGAACATAGTACTCGATGAATTAGATCAAGAACTAAATCGACGAGAGATAAGCTATGTAAGATATGCCGACGATATGCAAATATTTGTAGGCAGCAAAACTAGTGCAGAACGAGTAATGAGAAGCATTACAAAGTTCATAGAGGGAAGAATGAAACTGAAGGTAAATCGCAGTAAGAGTGCAATTAGAAAATATTATGAAACAAACTTTCTGGGACATAGTATTTTAAATCAAGGCAGAGTTGGATTAAGCAGAGAAAGCGAAGCAAAGCTAAAATCAAAAGTGAAGAAAATAACACGACGTAACCGTGGAGTGTCATTCGATCGCGTTTTACACGAACTTAGACCAGTATTACAAGGGTGGCTTAACTACTTCAAATACGCAAGTATGCAAAAGAAGCTCAAAGTAATCGATGGTTGGTTGCGAAGGCGCTTGAAATGCTTTCGATTGAGGCAATGCAAACGCTGCATAGGAATCGTACGATGGCTAAGGAAACTGGGAGTTGAGGAAACATTATGCTGGAGAACAGCTCTCAGTGGTAAAGGATGGTGGCGTTTAAGCAACAGTCCTGCCCTTAACATTGGAATGAACAACGATTGGTTCGCAGTTCATGGCTATTACAGTCTTGCATTACACCATGAAAAGCTTCACCGTAAGATACTTTAA